The Apis cerana isolate GH-2021 linkage group LG16, AcerK_1.0, whole genome shotgun sequence genome segment AAATGgcgaagaaattaaaacaatttattcatgGAACGtgatcgaatataattttccaaatgataatattcgaaatacgCTGATATCTAATGGTGACTATATCGAAGAGAATAATATGCCAAATGGTATGCAAATTTGGAatgataaagtatttattactatACCACGATGGAAGAATGGTGTCCCAtctaatttaaacttttttttaaaaaatgatggaTCAGGTATTTATTAGTTAGATacttatttactatattattataaatttaaactttttaaatttaaagttgtatgatgaaacaatttaattatatcatatagaaataaaaataatattaattctttaatgatTAGTGATTTTTccgtatatttgaaatttgttcataaaattgtattaattttataaatatatataataaaatatttttttattaatttattttttatatagaatctcCAAAATTAAACCCTTATCCCAATTGGGAAatgaacaatattaataaagttgatagtataataaatataatccgtGTTAGAGTTGATGCTTGTGATCGATTATGGGGTGTCGATACGGGTGTTGATGATATTTTGGGCAATAACACTGTTATACATCAACCGAGAATTATcataatcgatttaaaaacaGATAAggtagaataataaattattatctatcgataatatttatttaatctataatattttataggatatatacatatctatgCATGTacgtaacatttatttaataatttcagataTTGAGAATTTACCCTCTAAAAAGTTCCGATCAAACATCCGATTCGTTTTTCGTTGATTTAGTAATCGATGTAGATCCAAATAATTGCGACAATACGTATGCTTACATTTCTGATCTCGGTGGATATGCTTTAGTAGTTTATAGTTGGGCCAAGAATGATTCCTGGCGTATCAcgcataatttcttttatttcgatcCTCGTTAcggtgaaatattatatttaaatcaaaatcttccttatacgatatatttattttacgatatataaattctatatttaaaaaaattcttttttccatttttaggTAATTACAATATCAATGGATTCAACTTTCAATGGAAAGATGGTTTATTTGGATTATCTTTGTCCGCGTTGCAAACCGATGGCtacaaaattttgtatttccaTGCGATGTCTAGTATCGCTGAATTCTCAGTATCTACGGAAGTTTTGCAGGATCACACGTTAGAAAAATCTAGCGATTATTATGCTTTTCATTTCGAGGGTGAAAAAGGTCCAAATAGTCAGGGGCCCAGTTCTGTAATCGATACAAATACCGGTGTCGATTATTTCACTCAAATCAACAGAAATGGTATCGCTTGCTGGGATACCACTACTGAATTAAATCCAAATACATTCAGTAAGTATTAATTAGGCTCTTCACATCGATAATTCCGATATTAATTCCGCGTTTCAATTTTACCTACGAAACCGATATCGAAGCGAATATAACAATGTTCATCGAAGCGTACAAATATCTGGTATGACAAATTTGtgtaatcttaataatttaatgcccatgctttttcaatttaatgtttacgttttttcaattttctttatatcttcTAACTATCATCTAAATGTTGAATCGTACGTACagtgaaaatgataaatttgtagaaattattacaaaaattgatagcgaagataaatttattatttttatatatgaatatgaatatgatatatgaatgaatatatgatattcatgATCaagctattttattatattcattgaatttctttcttctataaaaatttaaatcgtctggcgtaaaaaataatatctttaatctaatttacattattacatcacatatttttttcagttttagtAGCTGAAGATAATACAACGATGGTCTTTTGCAACGATTTATCCATCGATCGGTCTTCTAACACGATGTACGTGCTGTCTGATAATTTTCAGCAACTTTTGTTCTCTAAATATGACgtgaaaaaacataattttttcatcacaGTATTTGATCTCGATTTCTTAACGAATGCTTGTAAGAAAAAAGACGATAAACCTAAAAGACGGCTTCCTCATATTCTTTAATGAATTCAtgccaatattaataaatattgaatttatatattataatatatatatgtatataaatatataatatatttatatactcgaaaattattaaataaatactttgctcagatttttattcgataaattataaaaatatcgatttattaaaaaatattatcctttttttttcttcttctttttaaatacaattcacgaaagaaattgtttcgttcgtgtttcatttatttattcacaataattatacaaaaaaaatatttagaacaaTTACACGCAATATGTGAAGACcgcataaaatatatgttttaattaacattttttctaattgtgatataattaatttcctatatttctactcaaaaattctattcaaaaatccagtcaaaaatttctttttatgatttatgtcGTTCTTATAACACAAGTAACATCTTGTATATTTACAAGATATTCATtgaattaatcatatatataatatagtatatgaaTATCTACATtgagagattttaatttttagatagaaggaatttttttaaggaaatttggtacagaaataataattatatatcgttaaTTACAATGTTATTCAACATTATATACACAAGCGttattgcatttataaaaaaaaaaaaaaagaacgggggaaaaattatcttttgttacaaataaaataatttttttgatatcctCTATTTTGGTcccaattttatgatttattatgcacatattgtaaaaaatgtaataaagtaTGATGCATTTTTGAAAACATGTTGATCACAGGATAGTACATGTTTTTgactgaaaataaatttttcttgtaaattgatcgagaattataatttttttcaaattataattatatcattgcatattatgttatattataaatacacatACTTTAGATTTTTGATTCACAGTACCAGTTATTCTGCTACCATTTTCCATTGTTTGcggctttttatttttaaatatcttcccCATTTTacctgaaataaaataatttttcatatatatatgtaaaatatttatgacctttataacaaattgtatatttttactattttttttaataaataaaaatcaaaaattaaaaaaaatatctttatatctaaatatgatttattacatataatatgctataatatcgaaatttgtaTATCATCAGTctacaattttatcgaatttttgcaattatttattcttattaccaGTTCTCGGTGGTGGCGATTGTACAACGTCAGCGTCATCTTGACCATTATTATCGATCTTCAATTTCTCCTCTTCGATAATCTTCTCTTCGTTCTGtttgtcaatttttatcattttctccgTATCAACTCTCAATCctgaatttgtatttttcatcgaacattttcctcctctttccgATTTTCCTGGCTCATTTTCTTCtatcatttctaattttttatttatatccttttccatatttgtttctttttctattttatcgttttcatctttattttccATTGACGACGATATTTCGATgtaagaattttcattttcaacttttaatttcGGTGCTTCTGCCGGTGATGTGAAGTCCGATGAAATAGAAGATATTTGTTTCTCAGGACTCATCTCCTGTTTGCTATCATTCCCAATATACGATTCCGTTTGCAGTTTCATTGCTTCTGATTTGAAATCTTCACTattaatttgcatattatccgttatatctttattttcattattaatgtcTTTAtcgtattctattttttttgtcataaGTTCACTTGTATTCGTttcatcattcttttttttcttattttcatcgcTATTCATCGATTCTGAATCATACTTTTCATTGACGTTCTTCTCAATATCTATTcttatttctgattttttatcGTCGTTTTTTgattcttcattttcattttctatttccaattttttagattcttcCAAGTCAATCGACGATTTTTccgatattatttcaattttctcttcgtttGATTTTTCCCCTGATATATCgttaatagatttttcaagatttttagtattattctCGGGACTGTCTGATATCTGAATATTGCTCATGGAATGTATAACATTATTTGTAACATCAGtctcgatatattttatattttcttcaattttttgcgGGGCCATTTCCATCGTTTCTTGTGAACTCATTACTGATTCCGTGATATTTTTTCTCAGATTTAATCGGtcgttaattatttcgttactACGTTCATCACGAATCTCATTTTGTAGCCTGTTTACTGGAACTTTTAATGGCGGTAatgcatttcttttttgaatatgtTCCTATATTTGAAACAAGAATATATCGACTTGttttcgttaatttataaagaatgtgtataattaatatacgatatatatttttttaacttctaaaataaattattttggtgtttttttctttttttttaataaattactgtataataattttgaagatattcTTAAAAGATTGATCTATGATCTATAATATTTGtcgtttacaaaataattaaaataaattgtaattaccaCTTGCGAATTATCCATTTCTTTTTGAGTACGATTTGTTTCACGTCTCTGaccaattaaaattgtatgacAACCACCGCatgaaatctatatataacgTAAGTTTATaaagttcaaaatttttaaaaatttacttaattatatgaattatacaaGAGAGTAATTATACgacacataaatatataaataaaattacgttcGAAATAAATAGTTCTTTGTATCTTTGGACAAAAGTTAGTTCGTGGacattgttttcattttcttccaaaCCTAATTTTCCATGTCTTCCGTCACCACATGTATAAAGTTTGCCAGATTCTGTtacaaaaaagattaaaaaaaaaggaaatattcaatcaataaaatttgcattaaaatttaccAGTAAGAATAGCAGTGTGACTTTCTCCGCATGAaatacgattaattttttcattttttaatacgcCTTGTGGAAGAAGTTTCGGTGTATGAAGTTCCGTTACATTTGTTCCTAAACCGAGTTGACCGCTCGAATTACTTCCGGtgcaatacaaattattattttctgtcagaataaatatttcttttttaacatataatatgtttatttaatatcgaacggatatcgtaattttaaataattttaaaagataataccTGTTAGAATGACGGTATGATGACCACCACACGCTACATATATAACAGGGCTTGGTAATTGCATTTGTTTGGGCATAATTTGtgtagaaaaattgatatcgatTCCTAATTTTCCACTTTCTGATTCGCCACACACGTAAACGAGACCATTTTCTATACAAATTTGAGACTTGACGTTTGTTAACACAAAAAATTAccaacatttaatattttatcgaaatcgataataaaattatacatatatttttatttatttttatctaatacgATTCAATCTATCGATCttgatatatttagaaataatattttttttacacaatataaatcaatcgacaaagtttggaaaaaaaggatacagtttaaattattatatttttcttaaagaatctttttcaataacaatTACCCgtcaaaaatatagaatgataGTAGCCCGtattaatttgtttcacaCGTTCTGGAATATGTACTTTCGTTGGTTTGTTCACTAAGCCAGATATATCCGGAAGTCCTAGTTGACCTTCGAGATTGCTACCCCATGCGAAGACGCTACCATCGCTCGTGAGTGCGAGCGAATGATGGGAACCCGCAACTATTTGAACAATCTTTGATCCATCTGGCCCCGAATCGTATACCAATACGGGAGTGCACGTGGAATCGCCTATCGCGGAAATTCCTCGACCGAGTTGTCCTTCCTGATCGCTGCCGCaggcaaaaattttttccgcTACTGGAACATTATCATTACGTATTCCTGTTTCAAATTTCATCCtaagataattttcatatgtttGATGatcatgattaataataataattaatttttttttctttttctaaacaaatagatttttacaattattattttgaaataaaagatcGAATAAGATATAAGCTATAGATATCAATTCTAGAACTGAGAGAAaacattaaaacaattttatcaagggaataataattaacacgtaaatcgttaattataaatatgtatgaacaataaacgaatttataatatcataatgaacgataaatagaaattttttggatGAAAAATACGATCTATGCAtgctttattattactaaaaacataatttactaaattaataaaataattgtaaaataacgaTGTTTTACCTGTACAAATTAGCGTGTGTGCTCGTCCGCATGCGACGTGTGTTACCTTTTCGGGTTtcaaaactataaattaatcaattttataataatattatataatatatatattatatttttgatattaaaatagataaaatgcaAACCTTTTACG includes the following:
- the LOC107999779 gene encoding protein yellow; the encoded protein is MWHFLWIVFLVLANGEEIKTIYSWNVIEYNFPNDNIRNTLISNGDYIEENNMPNGMQIWNDKVFITIPRWKNGVPSNLNFFLKNDGSESPKLNPYPNWEMNNINKVDSIINIIRVRVDACDRLWGVDTGVDDILGNNTVIHQPRIIIIDLKTDKILRIYPLKSSDQTSDSFFVDLVIDVDPNNCDNTYAYISDLGGYALVVYSWAKNDSWRITHNFFYFDPRYGNYNINGFNFQWKDGLFGLSLSALQTDGYKILYFHAMSSIAEFSVSTEVLQDHTLEKSSDYYAFHFEGEKGPNSQGPSSVIDTNTGVDYFTQINRNGIACWDTTTELNPNTFILVAEDNTTMVFCNDLSIDRSSNTMYVLSDNFQQLLFSKYDVKKHNFFITVFDLDFLTNACKKKDDKPKRRLPHIL
- the LOC107999738 gene encoding X-linked retinitis pigmentosa GTPase regulator-like isoform X2, which codes for MGLTDLETIPETGAVFTIGRSRFADNVASHFFIRRDPVISISCGDEHSAVICQSGRLFVFGSNDWGQLGLGHKSHISKPSCVKVLKPEKVTHVACGRAHTLICTAEKIFACGSDQEGQLGRGISAIGDSTCTPVLVYDSGPDGSKIVQIVAGSHHSLALTSDGSVFAWGSNLEGQLGLPDISGLVNKPTKVHIPERVKQINTGYYHSIFLTENGLVYVCGESESGKLGIDINFSTQIMPKQMQLPSPVIYVACGGHHTVILTENNNLYCTGSNSSGQLGLGTNVTELHTPKLLPQGVLKNEKINRISCGESHTAILTESGKLYTCGDGRHGKLGLEENENNVHELTFVQRYKELFISNISCGGCHTILIGQRRETNRTQKEMDNSQVEHIQKRNALPPLKVPVNRLQNEIRDERSNEIINDRLNLRKNITESVMSSQETMEMAPQKIEENIKYIETDVTNNVIHSMSNIQISDSPENNTKNLEKSINDISGEKSNEEKIEIISEKSSIDLEESKKLEIENENEESKNDDKKSEIRIDIEKNVNEKYDSESMNSDENKKKKNDETNTSELMTKKIEYDKDINNENKDITDNMQINSEDFKSEAMKLQTESYIGNDSKQEMSPEKQISSISSDFTSPAEAPKLKVENENSYIEISSSMENKDENDKIEKETNMEKDINKKLEMIEENEPGKSERGGKCSMKNTNSGLRVDTEKMIKIDKQNEEKIIEEEKLKIDNNGQDDADVVQSPPPRTGKMGKIFKNKKPQTMENGSRITGTVNQKSKSKTCTIL
- the LOC107999738 gene encoding X-linked retinitis pigmentosa GTPase regulator-like isoform X1, which codes for MGLTDLETIPETGAVFTIGRSRFADNVASHFFIRRDPVISISCGDEHSAVICQSGRLFVFGSNDWGQLGLGHKSHISKPSCVKVLKPEKVTHVACGRAHTLICTVAEKIFACGSDQEGQLGRGISAIGDSTCTPVLVYDSGPDGSKIVQIVAGSHHSLALTSDGSVFAWGSNLEGQLGLPDISGLVNKPTKVHIPERVKQINTGYYHSIFLTENGLVYVCGESESGKLGIDINFSTQIMPKQMQLPSPVIYVACGGHHTVILTENNNLYCTGSNSSGQLGLGTNVTELHTPKLLPQGVLKNEKINRISCGESHTAILTESGKLYTCGDGRHGKLGLEENENNVHELTFVQRYKELFISNISCGGCHTILIGQRRETNRTQKEMDNSQVEHIQKRNALPPLKVPVNRLQNEIRDERSNEIINDRLNLRKNITESVMSSQETMEMAPQKIEENIKYIETDVTNNVIHSMSNIQISDSPENNTKNLEKSINDISGEKSNEEKIEIISEKSSIDLEESKKLEIENENEESKNDDKKSEIRIDIEKNVNEKYDSESMNSDENKKKKNDETNTSELMTKKIEYDKDINNENKDITDNMQINSEDFKSEAMKLQTESYIGNDSKQEMSPEKQISSISSDFTSPAEAPKLKVENENSYIEISSSMENKDENDKIEKETNMEKDINKKLEMIEENEPGKSERGGKCSMKNTNSGLRVDTEKMIKIDKQNEEKIIEEEKLKIDNNGQDDADVVQSPPPRTGKMGKIFKNKKPQTMENGSRITGTVNQKSKSKTCTIL